The DNA sequence GAGGTCTGCTCACGGTCTGCCCCGGCTCCCCTTGGACAGGTCCCCCTTCGGGCGGGGTGTCCTCAGGTGGCGGGCGTCGCCTGAGGCACCGCGGTGACCGCGGCGGCGAGGGAGATGTTGAAACGGGTCAGCAGATCGCAGAAGACATCGCGCTCCTCCGCCGTCCACTCCTCGGTCACGCGGGCCATCAAATCGCGCCGGGAGGAGCGCACTTCCTCCAGCCGGGCCTTGCCGCGCGGGGACAGCTGAAGCACGACCGCGCGGCCGTCCTCCGGGTGCGAGGTGCGCTTGACCATGCCGGAGTCGACCAGCGGGGCGACCTGGCGGGTCACGGTGGATGAGTCGATGCCCATGCTCCCCGCGAGCGCCTTGACCCCCATGGGGCCTTCTTGGTCGAGCCGGTTGAGCAGCAGATACGCGGCTCGGTCCATGGAGTTGCGGGCCTGGCCGACGCCGCCGAGCCGGGTCTGTTCCGCACGGCGGGCGAAGACGGCGACCTGGTGTTGGAGGGTATCCAGTACGCCTGTGTCGAGTTGAGTCGTCATGTCCGAATGGGAGGGCATGGCCTGGGGCTCACTTCATGCGGTGGTCTGTGGGATGGGGCACAGAGTACGCGGCCCAGGGCCCGTCCGTATGGGTGCTGCAAAAACCTGATGGCCAGCGATCCACAACCTGCCGTTCTGGAGCGTTTCCCGGCACCGGCCCGGCCCCCGTCGGTCCGCCGGGGCGAGCTGCCAGACTGGGGACCATGGCTGCACGACTCGGCGACGAGGAGGGCCCCGGCTCCGGCTCCGGCCCGGCCCCGCACCCCACCGCCCTCACCCCCGCTTCTGCCCCCGCCCCCACCTCCGAAGGATCGCCGGAGGGACCGTCGGAGGCGGCGTCCGAGGGATCCGCGACGGTCACCCTCGACGATGTCCGCAGGGCACAGAAGACGCTGTCGGGGGTCTCCCGGCTCACCGTGCTGGAAGGCAGCCGCTATCTGTCCGGTCTGGTCGGCTCGCCGGTCCATTTCAAATGCGAGAACCTCCAGCGCACCGGGTCGTTCAAGCTGCGCGGCGCCTACGTGCGGATCTCGGGGCTCAGCTCCGGGGAGCGGGCGGCCGGGGTGGTCGCGGCGAGCGCTGGGAACCATGCGCAGGGCGTCGCCCTCGCGGCCTCATTGCTCGGGGTGCGCTCGACGGTCCTCATGCCCGAGGGCGCACCGCTTCCGAAGATCGCGGCCACTCGGGAGTACGGCGCCGAGGTGCTGCTGCGCGGCCAGATCGTGGACGAGACGATGCGGGCGGCGCGGGAGTACGCCGAGCGCACCGGCGCGATCTTCATCCACCCCTTCGACCACCCGGACATCATCGCGGGGCAGGGCACGGTGGGGCTGGAGATCCTGGAGCAGTGCCCCGAGGTGCGCACCGTGGTGGTGGGCATCGGCGGGGGCGGGCTGGCGGCCGGGGTCGCGGTGGCGGTGAAGGCGCTGCGGCCGGATGTGCGGGTGGTGGGGGTGCAGGCGGAGGGTGCCGCGGCGTATCCGCCGTCGCTGGCAGCCGGGCGGCCGGTCACCCTCGACGCACCCGTGACGATGGCGGACGGCATCAGGGTGGGGCGGCCGGGTGATGTGCCGTTCCAGATCATCGAGGAGCTCGTCGACGAGGTCCGTACGGTCACCGAGGATGAGCTGTCCAGTGCGCTGCTGCTCTGTCTGGAGCGGGCGAAGCTGGTGGTGGAGCCGGCGGGGGCGAGCCCGGTGGCCGCGCTGCTGTCGGCGCCGGGGTCCTTCGAGGGGCCGGTGGTCGCGGTGCTCTCGGGCGGCAACGTCGATCCGCTGCTGATGCAGCGCATCCTGCGGCACGGCATGGCCGCGGCGGGACGCTATCTGTCGCTGCGGCTGCGGCTCACCGACCGGCCGGGGGCGCTGGCCACGCTGCTGGGGGTGCTGTCGACGCTGGACGCCAATGTGCTCGACGTCGGCCATGTACGCACCAATCCGCGGCTCGGGCTGAGCGAGGCCGAGGTGGAGCTGCACCTGGAGACGAAGGGGCCGGAGCACTGCGCGGAGGTCCGGGAGGCGTTGCGCGGGGCCGGGTACACGGTGATGGCCTGACGTGATCCGCGCCTACCGCTCGGCGACCGCCTGAGAGGTCCTGGAGCCATGGACTCCTGGTCCTGGAGCCCTGGGGTCCTGGAAAGGGGCCCGCGGAGAGCGGTGAGGGGCCCCGGCCGTCCGGCCGGGGCCCCTCACCGGGCGCTCAGCCCTGGTACGGCTTCGCCTCCAGGATCCGCACCGAGGCGGTGCGGCCGTTGGGCAGCTCGTACTCCGCGTCCTGGCCGACCTTCTTGCCGTTCACACCCGTGCCCAGCGGGGACTGCGGCGAGTAGGTCTCGATGTCCGAGCTCGCGTACTCACGCGAAGCGAGCAGGAAGGTCAGGGTGTCGTCCGGATCGCCGTCGAACGCGATCGTGACCACCATGCCGGGGGCGACGACGCCGGTATCCGCGGGTGCCTCGCCGACCTTCGCGTGCTCCAGGAGCTGCGTCAGCTGACGCACTCGGAGCTCCTGCTTGCCCTGCTCCTCCTTGGCGGCGTGGTAACCCCCGTTCTCCCGGAGGTCACCCTCCTCCCGGGCAGCCTCGATCTTCTTCGCGATCTCGACACGTGCGGGACCCGACAGGTACTCCAGCTCGGCCTTGAGCTGGTCGTACGCCTCCTGGGTCAGCCAGGTGACGTTCTCGCTGGTCTGGGTCACAGGTGCTCCTCGTCGGTGCTGGGAATACAAATGAACGCCCTACTCAGAAGGGTGCGCCTTCAAAGCCGGGCGAAACCACGAGCCTAACAATTCCGGCAGGAAACGGGGAGGAGGGAACTGGGCGCGATGGGCAGGAACCCGTCAGTGCTGGTCAGATCGGGTCAGTCGACCGACACGTCCCGCTCGGTCACTCGATCATCGGACGGGTTCGCAGCCGACCAGCTCGGCGCTGGTCGCGCGGGCCGTGGTGCGTACGGTCACGACCTTGACCAGGTCGTCCTGGTGCTGGCCGAAGGTGAAGTCCTTACGGCCCACCTCGGTGTGGTACTGGTCCAGGGTACGCACCGTACAGACACCCGTGCTGTCCTTGTCCTTGGTGACTTCCAGCCGGACCTCGACGGCGTCGTCGGCGACCACCTTGAACGCGGTCATCCGGCCGCTGACGTCCTGGCCGGCGATGTAGTCGTACCCGAACCAGGCGATCAGGGCCAACAGCCCGGCCCCCAGCACCGCGCCCACGATCTTCAGCGTGCGGTCGGCACGTGCGTCCGCGGAGCGGCCGTAGCGCCCCTCGGGCAGACCTTCGCGCACCGCGGCCATGGGCGTTCCTCCTGCTGGGGGAGAGATCGGAATTATTCGTCCCCGGTTTAGGTCACTATAGAAGCCGTCTTCCGCGACGAATCACTGAGGATCGAACTTGACTGAGCAGCTGCGTTTGATGGCCGTGCACGCACACCCCGATGACGAGTCGAGCAAGGGCGCGGCCACCATGGCCAAGTACGTGTCCGAGGGGGTGGACGTGCTGGTCGCCACCTGCACAGGCGGAGAGCGCGGCTCCATCCTCAACCCCAAGCTCCAGGGTGACCCCTACATCGAGGAGAACATCCACGAGGTCCGGGCCAAGGAGATGGACGAGGCGCGCGAGATCCTCGGCGTTCAGCAGGAGTGGCTGGGCTTCGTGGACTCCGGACTGCCCGAGGGTGATCCGCTGCCGCCCCTGCCCGAGGGCTGCTTCGCGCTCCAGGACGTGGACGCGGCGGCGGAGCCCCTGGTGAGGCTGATCCGCTCGTTCAAGCCGCAGGTGATCACCACCTATGACGAGAACGGCGGCTATCCGCACCCCGACCACATCATGACCCACAAGATCACGATGGTGGCCTTCGATGCGGCCGGCGACCCCGAGAAGTACCCCGAGGCGGGGGAGCCCTGGCAGCCGCTGAAGCTCTACTACAACCAGGGCTTCAACCGGTCACGCACCGTAGCGCTGCACGAGGCGCTGCTGGCCCGCGGTCTGGACTCGCCGTACGGGGAGTGGCTGGAGCGCTGGAAGGACTCCGGGCGGCCCGAGCGCACCCTGACGACCTATGTGCCCTGCGCCGACTACTTCGAGATCCGCGACAAGGCGCTGATCGCGCACCGTACGCAGATCGACCCCGACGGCGGCTGGTTCCGGGTGCCCATGGACGTCCAGAAGGAGGTCTGGCCCACCGAGGAGTACGAGCTCGCCAAGTCGCTGGTGGACACCTCCCTCCCCGAGGACGACCTCTTCGCGGGCATCCGCAACAATTGAACGCATGATGAGCGCCACCAGCACCCTCGCCATGACGCACCTCGTCCCGCTCGCCAAGGACCTGGACGAGAACAAGGTGACCCCGGGCGTCCTCGGTTTCATCGTCTTCGCCGTGATCGGCGCGGCGGTGTGGCTGCTGATGAAGTCCATGAACAAGCACATGAAGCGGGTGGACTTCGAGGAGGCGCCGGAGCCCGGCAAGGCTCCGGCGGCGGCCTCCGCCGAATCCCCCAAGGGCGCGGAGCGCACGGCCTGACCGTGGGTCCGGCCTGACTGCGGGTCCGGCCCGACCGCGGGCCCGGCCTGATCGGCGGATCGCCCGTCCGTGGCCGCGACCCGTCCGTGGCCCCGACCCGTCCGCGGGTCCGGCCTGACCGGCGGGCCTCCGGGCGGGTGGAGCCACACGGCCCGGTGCCCGGTGTGGGCGGAACCACACGGCCCGGCCCGGCCGGCGTGGCCGCACACCCCGGTCCTCTCCACGCGCTCTTCGTGCCCAGGCGTGAGAGGCCGGTCCGGAAGGACGGCCATGACCTCGCGCGAGTGGCGGCTCGGCACCATGCCGAGCCGCCATGCCCGCCACCCCGTCTCCGGCTCGACACCGCCCGTGCTCCAGCACCAGCGCGAATGCCTCCGCGCACCCCTCCAGCCGGGCTTCCCCGCCGCTCCCCCTCCGGCATCTTCCGCAGCAGCTTGCAGGCCGCTCCTGGGCCACCGCCGTGCCGATGACCGAGCCGCCCGCTGCGCCCGCGTTCCGGGCCGTCGTCGCCCGTGGCAGCGCTTTATAGCCGGGAGCCGTCCGGGATCGGCGTCCAGGCGCCCCGCCGGGCAACGCCGTCCCGGGCGTGCCGCTGAGCGGATATGACCGGTCGCGCGACCTGCTCGGCGGCCCCGTCGGTCAGGGCAGGCGTAAGGAAGCTGCTGACCTGGGCCGCGAATCTGCTGTACGCGGCCTTCACGGCAGCCGGCGGCTGCGCAACAGGTCGTGAGACGGCCGCGAAGGCCGTCCGGCCGACGGGTCACTCGTCGGTGGCCTTGTCCATCAACGCGCCGTACGCCAGTTGCAACGCGTCCGCTCCGGCGAGGGCGGCGAGCGCCCCCATAGCGGTCCGTGTCGCACGCGGCCAGAGCAACTGGCCGGCGGTCAGGGTGGAGGCCACCCAGACGCTCATGCAGAAGGGGCAGGTCAGCAGCTCCCCGATGGTCTCCTTGCCGTCTTCGGACGTGGCCTCCTCGCGGAGCTCGGCCGGGCCCTGGGGACCGTGGTACCTGGTGAAGGGAGCGCGCAGAGGGCTGGTCACCGAGGCCCTGCTCAGGAGTCGGCTGAGCCGGAACGTGGCCAAGGCCGTCAGCGCGACGTCCCAGGGTTCGGGCCGCTCGGGCAGCTCACTTCCGCTGCGCCGGACCGCTACGGCCCATGCGGCCGTATACTCGCCGAATCCCGCCATGGCCGCGAGGTAACCGCCCAGCGGCCGCTCGTGACCGACCGAGTACTCCCGTCCGGTACGGCGGAGAAGCTTGCCCAGACGCGGTCCAAGGCGGCTGTCGGCTGCGGTGCCCATCACAGGTGCCCTTTTCCTGTCCCGATCCGTGCCTCAATGGTTGGTGGCGCCTTCGTCCCGGCCCCGTCGGCGCAGCGCCGGTTACGCGTCCGGCGGTCCAGCGGTACGCCCCGATGCTCCAACGGGTTGAACCCCCTACGACCCTCCTGGCCGAAGCGGAGACCGGATGCCGTGGCAAGTAGCCCCTCCGGCGCGCCGCAAACCGCTCAGGGGCGGTGCGTTCTGGCGGCGGTCTGCCGGGCGCCCGGACTGCGGGCGCCCGGACTCTTGACCGGAGCGCCAGGCGTGCCAGGACGGGCAGGGAGATGCCGGCAACCGGGTGGAGCCCGCCACGGCCGGTGGGTCAGGGCGTCGGCACCGGGTACCCGTTGAGGCATGTTCAAGCGCGCGCTGTGGCAGGGACTGGTCGCCGGCACCGCCGGAGGTGTCGTGATGACTCTCGGTGAGAAGATCGAGCAGGCCCTCACCAGGCGGCCCGACTCGCATGTGCCCGCACGGACCCTTCAGCGCGTGACCGGCCTGCCCGAACATTCTGGAAGGCAGCCCGTGCCGGTGAACTGGGCCATGCACTTCGGGCAGGCCGCTGTGCTCGGTGTGCTCCGTTCGGTCATGGCCCACGTCGGGCTGCGCGGCCCAGTGGCGTCGGCGAAGTTCGCCGTCGTGCGCCTCACCAACGACCAGATCCTCGAAAACGCCACCGGCGTCGGTGCCCCGCCCTCCACCTGGCCCCGCGGGGAGCTGATCGTGGACGTGCTGCACAAGGCTGTCTACGCGTTCGCCACCGGCGCCGTCGCCGACGCCCTCGCCGCACGAGGCGGCCCCGGGCCCGGACAACGCCACGCCGCCGTCCGCCCCGGCCGCCACGCCGACGTCGGGCCCCTGTCCCGCGACGACGTCCACGGCCGCTGACCTGGCCTGTCGAGGGAGCGGCCGACGATCACCGCACCATGCCGAGCGGCCTTGTTCCTGTTGGTTCACGGGCGGCGCAACTTCTTACTCCTGGGTCCGGCCATGGGGAGCTGGGCCGGGCGGACCGGATCGTGCGACGATTCGAGATATGAACCGCCTGGCCAACTCACAGTCGCCGTACCTGCTTCAGCACGCCGCCAATCCGGTGGACTGGTGGCCGTGGGGGCAGGCGGCGTTCGACGAGGCGAAACGGCGCGGCGTACCCGTTCTATTGTCGGTTGGTTACTCCGCGTGTCACTGGTGCCATGTCATGGCCCATGAGTCGTTCGAGGACCAGGCGACCGCCGACTACCTCAACGCCCACTTCGTCTCCGTGAAGGTCGACCGCGAGGAGCGGCCGGACGTCGACGCGGTCTACATGGAGGCGGTGCAGGCCGCGACCGGCCAGGGCGGCTGGCCCATGACGGTCTTCCTGACCCCCGAGGCCCGGCCCTTCTACTTCGGCACCTATTTCCCGCCCCGGCCCCGGCCCGGTATGCCGTCCTTCCGGCAGGTGCTGGAGGGAGTGCGGGCCGCCTGGGCGGACCGCCACGACGAGGTCCAGGACGTCGCCGGGCGGATCGTCCAGGACCTGGCCCAGCGCACCGGCATCGCCCTGGGCTCCGACGCGCCCCAGCCGCCCGACGCGGAGGGGCTGCACGCCGCGCTCAT is a window from the Streptomyces luomodiensis genome containing:
- a CDS encoding MarR family winged helix-turn-helix transcriptional regulator, producing the protein MPSHSDMTTQLDTGVLDTLQHQVAVFARRAEQTRLGGVGQARNSMDRAAYLLLNRLDQEGPMGVKALAGSMGIDSSTVTRQVAPLVDSGMVKRTSHPEDGRAVVLQLSPRGKARLEEVRSSRRDLMARVTEEWTAEERDVFCDLLTRFNISLAAAVTAVPQATPAT
- a CDS encoding DUF1360 domain-containing protein, which produces MGTAADSRLGPRLGKLLRRTGREYSVGHERPLGGYLAAMAGFGEYTAAWAVAVRRSGSELPERPEPWDVALTALATFRLSRLLSRASVTSPLRAPFTRYHGPQGPAELREEATSEDGKETIGELLTCPFCMSVWVASTLTAGQLLWPRATRTAMGALAALAGADALQLAYGALMDKATDE
- the ilvA gene encoding threonine ammonia-lyase; this translates as MAARLGDEEGPGSGSGPAPHPTALTPASAPAPTSEGSPEGPSEAASEGSATVTLDDVRRAQKTLSGVSRLTVLEGSRYLSGLVGSPVHFKCENLQRTGSFKLRGAYVRISGLSSGERAAGVVAASAGNHAQGVALAASLLGVRSTVLMPEGAPLPKIAATREYGAEVLLRGQIVDETMRAAREYAERTGAIFIHPFDHPDIIAGQGTVGLEILEQCPEVRTVVVGIGGGGLAAGVAVAVKALRPDVRVVGVQAEGAAAYPPSLAAGRPVTLDAPVTMADGIRVGRPGDVPFQIIEELVDEVRTVTEDELSSALLLCLERAKLVVEPAGASPVAALLSAPGSFEGPVVAVLSGGNVDPLLMQRILRHGMAAAGRYLSLRLRLTDRPGALATLLGVLSTLDANVLDVGHVRTNPRLGLSEAEVELHLETKGPEHCAEVREALRGAGYTVMA
- the greA gene encoding transcription elongation factor GreA; amino-acid sequence: MTQTSENVTWLTQEAYDQLKAELEYLSGPARVEIAKKIEAAREEGDLRENGGYHAAKEEQGKQELRVRQLTQLLEHAKVGEAPADTGVVAPGMVVTIAFDGDPDDTLTFLLASREYASSDIETYSPQSPLGTGVNGKKVGQDAEYELPNGRTASVRILEAKPYQG
- a CDS encoding DUF4307 domain-containing protein, with the translated sequence MAAVREGLPEGRYGRSADARADRTLKIVGAVLGAGLLALIAWFGYDYIAGQDVSGRMTAFKVVADDAVEVRLEVTKDKDSTGVCTVRTLDQYHTEVGRKDFTFGQHQDDLVKVVTVRTTARATSAELVGCEPVR
- the mca gene encoding mycothiol conjugate amidase Mca yields the protein MTEQLRLMAVHAHPDDESSKGAATMAKYVSEGVDVLVATCTGGERGSILNPKLQGDPYIEENIHEVRAKEMDEAREILGVQQEWLGFVDSGLPEGDPLPPLPEGCFALQDVDAAAEPLVRLIRSFKPQVITTYDENGGYPHPDHIMTHKITMVAFDAAGDPEKYPEAGEPWQPLKLYYNQGFNRSRTVALHEALLARGLDSPYGEWLERWKDSGRPERTLTTYVPCADYFEIRDKALIAHRTQIDPDGGWFRVPMDVQKEVWPTEEYELAKSLVDTSLPEDDLFAGIRNN